The genomic segment AGCAGCCGGGTGCTCAGGCCCTCCTCCTTCCCAGCCGTGGCTGACGTGGGAGTGGGGCTGTTGCTCTGCACTGTCTTCCTCATCCGAAGTCCGTCTTCCTCCTAGGGGAACAAACACACGTTTCAAAGACAGTCCAAGCCACCAGTACCAGCGGAAGGCAGCTGTACAGCTTAGCAGAGGtttggcagggggtgggaggggtggtgggAGAGGTGGGCAGGGTGTTATGCCCAGACTCCATCACACGATATAGTCCCAACCTCCTCATTTTGCAAATTGGAGAAACAGCCTACAGAGGAGAGACTGGCTTGAGGTCCCTCTTCTTCCATGCATCCACCACAGTGCTGCTGGTCCCTTTGTCTAAGCAGGGCACTAATGTGGTTCTCTGTGATTTATAGAAAAAAGTTCTTCAGAGAAAAGAATCCCAAGAAATGACCAAGCAGGGGACCTGGATGCTTTTAAATGTAGAGCTCTGTCTATGGTTGATATTTGTTGAGTTACATGGAGACTGCTGGACCAAAATTGGGATGTCTGTAATATCAAAGTATAACTGAACTTGATATACACGtctcaaatattttctacttAATGCATGGAATTTCTACCAAAGAAGAAACTATCTTTTTCATACACATGAAGATAACTTGGCTACATTTTCCCCACCTACACAGACCTGTGAGAATCGACACTTTTCCTTTCTTCACAATCCCAAACAGGGAACGCATCAAGGCCTTCCTATTCTAATTACCCTCAATCCATTCCTGACACCCTCCACAACAGCtgcactttcttttcttctccttcagttTGTTCACACTCATCAAGTATCTGACAGATCTGACAACAGGCAGCCAGCCCCTTGAGCCCACCCCCCACAACACTCACAGCCACCTCTGTGGGACTGGTTATCAGTATTTGTGGCTGTGTCTCTCCGGCTACTCTGGGGCTTATCTTAAGGGCAGGGACTGTCCATGTCTGTATCCCACAGTGCTGGGCACATGGGAGGGTCTTAGGAAATATGTGGCCAAATGAAAGTATGAAACAACACAAAACATGAAATCATTGTCTGACAAGATAAAGAATCTTCTAATGTCAAGACTGGTCTGATAATACTTTAAAGACACTTTGCTCATGGGGCATGGCCAATATTGCTAGCATGCTGATAAATGACTGGTGCTATTCGattaactccaaaaaaaaaaaaaagggcacagCAAAATACAGCATTTATTTTATTGGGTTTATATAGAAGCTATTTCTACCTATTTATCACTTTCAATGGCACAGAAGAGAAATACATTCAAGAAGAAGCTTTAGGCGTATCTTAGACTTTTAGCCACAAGTAGAGTGTCAGCTTCATAATTTACTCCATACTAACAGCAGTCACTGAAAGAGGCAAATCATGATTACTGCAGAGAAAGACGAGGATGCCAGTTCCTAAACTCCGCTGGCCTCCCTGTGTCTCCTACCTCATCAAAGTAAGAGAATGGAAGAGTCACCTGCAGAGAATTTATGGTGGGTAGCTGGTGCTATGCAGTCAGAGAATATGGTGGTTGGGGACATGGTCAAGATGAAAAGAACAGATCAGCCTCAAGACTTaagctgcaacaaaagatcctacAATCAGATGTTCAGAAACACTCTCTTTAATACTGTGTATGAAAGACGTACTTTCAACACTGGAAGGGGCCTTAACAGGGTTTTGTAAACAGAGGCCAGAAGCCGCTGTGATGGACAAAGATACACAGCGAGTCCAAGTTTGGCTGGTCATTTCCACACTACCGCAGGTCCCCAAAGCCAAGAGTAGCACACCTGCCTCGCTCCAGCACCAGTGCAACCTCACCCCCCAATGCCAGGGCCACCCTCTGAAGCCAGGGCCACTCGCTGGAGCCCCTGGTCCCCTGTAATCTCCCCCATGGATGTGACAGCACCTCAGCTCCAGTTTCCTGACCAAGCTGACTGCAGAAAGAGACCCTACTGCCCCTGGTTCCCTGTAATCTCCCCCATGGATGTGACAGCATCCCAGCTCCAGTCTCCTGACCATACTGATAGAGGATGAGACCCTACTGCTGGACCTATTTAGGATACTCAAAAATCAGAATGATGATTGCCTTAAAATAGAATACAGGTCAGTCTTTACTCTCTTCAAAAAGATTCTCATCCAATGGGGATGGAACAGGGGCTTGAAAATGTGAATTCAAGAtaaccactgtttttttttttatttcaatttacactaatgaattttttgtttgtctgttgtcTTTTTATGAGGGGACAAGAGTTTAAATAGTTGAAAAACTACTGctcaagggacactggttcttaATTTGGGATGCACGTGGGCGTGTGTCCAAGGATTGTTTTGAGAACCTTAGGAAAGGTATAGAAACTTCAGCCTGGAGGAAAAATGTGCAAATATAAGACAACTCCACAAATTGGGTGTTTCATCAACCTCCTCACCCAAGACCATAGTAGCAAAGCTCCCATTTCCTGGAGACGATCAGGAAACAAAATGCCATTACCTTGAACTGCTTGTTCTCCTCCCGAAGCCTCTGGACTTCACTCTGCAGCCTCTTACACTCTTCCATCACCTTCTTAACTTCAGTGTCATCCAAGGAGGAACTCAGAGCTTTAGACACCGTTGGTGTTTCTGTCTTTGATGCAGTTGTgggtataattttatttatttctacatcATGCtgttcagaaataaatgaaagcccAAGTGTCACCAACCACATATTGAAGGACTTCTTCATGCAAAGCAAAGTAGTTCTCAGCAGACACCACCCAGGGTAGCGTTTCATCCACACTGTACAATGTcacatttacttttaaaacagaTCACTTTATCATCTAGTATCTTCATAATCTAAAACTGGGCCCCAGAAATTATGGATGAGGGAAAATAATGAAGCCCGGCTGAGACTAACacttcaaagaaagagaaaagggactGTGCGCACTGCACTATCAAATTCCTGCCATGAAAAATTAGCAGAGTGTAACTGTGCAAGCTCGGGAGTTATCAGCCACAGATTACTGTCACTACAAAGATCTGAACACCCCCCAGACTGGCTGGGTGGGGGTAGAAGGCCAGAGGGGACGTGGCCCAGAGGACGGTTTGTCTCCTGAACTTAAGACAACTGCAGAGATGGAATGAAGGTGCAACAAACAGCGTCTACGGTATTTCAGCCTGGGGAGGCAATGTGCTCCTCACTTCCCCAGCCACAACTGCACTGTGACCCCCTCTGGAGACCCCCTGGGGTGAGTGATAAGTGGGgacggcgggggggggggggggggggaggggcgtATGGAAGCCCTTGGGGGGTGCCACGCAGCAAACAGAGAACAGCGAGCTCTACCCTTAGTCTCCCAAGGGCAGGGCAGTGAGGCCCTGGCAGGCAAGACCTCAACACACAGAGCTAACCTCTGAGTGCACAGCTGGAGCCAGAATACAGTCCTCAACTATCCACAACTGACAGAATGTGCcgtgggaagagggaagggaaaaaaggaaagacgaccACCACTCATTCAAAGAAATGGGACAGTGATGGTGGTCAATTAGCGATCCAAAAAAAATGCTAAGTAGTTTTGACACAAACCATCAGCATTCCTGGAGATCGTTATGGATAATGTTGAGAGCGTGAACATTTCTATTTCCCACCACCAGCTATTAACACCCAGGGTGGTTTAATCTTCTGCACGGGTTTTAAACTGTGTTAACACAGTTTAAGGTTCTTGACTAGGGTGAAGGGAGGTCCATGCCAACCAGGCTCATGCTTTGGTTTCACATAGAGAAAAGTGAGCCAGCAGCTGGGAGGGAGTCACTCCTTATCCTCAGTGCTCAGGCAGCGAAGGGGGTGATTCTCAACAGGAACTGACTCTGCCTCGGGAAGGGCAAACGGGGCGATATCCGGAGACGCTTCTAGTCATCACAACCGGGGAAGCTACTGGGGTGAGGTCAAGGGTGCCGCAGCACACCCTGCAAAACACAGGCCAGCCCCACAGTGAAGGACTCCTGGCCCGAAAGTCAGCAGTGCTGAGGGCGAGAAATTCTCATCTACAAGCACATTTTGACTGAAGAGAATCTGGGGTTCAAGAGGTAGAGAGTTGGTGCTCAGGAGAAATGCAGTTAGGAAGCCTGCAGACAGCACTCTGTACAAGGCAAGCTGAGCGCTCACCACCGCCTGTCCATCAAGCACCAGGATAAATGGCAAAttattctgtttttgtctttccCACTGTTAAATATAACAGCAACCTAGAACTTTGCCCAAGTCAAAGAAGCTCTTCGGAATTTATGACATTTCAACAGTCAACAGGTTGTGCttttcaaaggcaaaaaaaaaaacatttcaaggAGTTCTTTCTGTGAATCTTTCAAAGGCAGATTTCACAAAGGCCCACTTATTTGTTGACTTCagctcatttttctcttcatacatcagaagaaggaaaataatttgcCAACTTAAATCTTGGTTTTTCAGGAGATGGTATGCAAATAAGTATCAGCTTGCAACATTCAATTATTGTTAACTATAAACATACTTACTGGTTTATCATTTTCTGCTGGCAATTCAAACACACATCTAAGTTTTGAATCCATAAGGTCTTCTGGTTTTGCCTCCTTCCACTAAAACAATTTAAATTCAATAATCAGAATATTATAAAGCTGCTAGAAGAATGATTTTCTTCCTATAACtgacaatttcagaaaaatatgctTAATGAGAAAGCCCTGATGTACATCAAATAAAGAACTTAAGTCTGCTgagatttcaatatttttaacgTGGCAAGATTAAATACACCAGCTCCCCTGAATATTGATTATTCTTCACCAGCCCCAGTCGTGCTGCCTGACTCCTCCACGTCCACCAGCGCTCCTTGTCACCAGGCTGTGAAAAGCACACAGGACAGAGAAGACAACCACTGGACCCAGAGGAGTCTTCTAGCCTGCATCTAGATGGCCTAAGGACATCTGGGTTCCCCTTAAGAGAATACAACTTACTTCGCAGGGCGTGTCTTTCTAAGCGGAAGCCCATACTACTTGGCGGTGATTTTAGAACACTGCTAACTACCAGCAGGGCACGGGAAAGGGAAggccactctctgtgacccctacTGTCTGGGCTGACCTCCACTCCCTCAGCCTGCTGGTAGGAACATGTTCCTGACTAAATCCATGTTCTGGGAGGAGGCACTCCTGGCTTACTGGCTCCTCATTTTGGCAGAGGAGAACAGGAATCCCAGGTGTTCTGAGAATTATAAAGTAAACCTGTACAGCAAGAAGATGATACAGCAAAAAGAACGAATTCCCCCACCCTGACCCCAGAACCatgcaggaggcagagagagcaaCAGGTACCATAAGTCAAAAACGGGAAATAATCTCTGTGTCAAGCAAAACAGGAACACCAAGTAAGCCATGGTGGGCACAGTCATGGAACAGCATGCCATTCAAGGGATACCGAAGAGTGTTTAACTACATGGGGAAAATTCACagaatataaatgaagaaacGGCAAGCAGTGTTTTAAGTCTGCTCctctgttatacacacacacacgtgcacgcacaGATACATGTGCCTGTGTGCGTGTATCATAAGAACTTCAGGCAAGGATCATCTCAGCGTGCTAAAAATCACAGAGTGAAAGACTGCTGGCAGGCAGGAAGTTCAGTGGTCTTCGAGGATCTGACTGCTCTGAGTATCACAGATCACCCATCCCTTAACCACAGGGGCAAACGTGCTCTGCACTGGACAGAGCTAGCAGTCACCACCCTAACCAAGTAATCAGACCTGGTGTCACCGAAGGAGGGGTATGATGCACACAGGACACTGCCttgcaaaaaaccaaaaataccGAACCTGAATTTAGTCATGAGGGAATAATTAGATAAATCCAGAATGTGGGACATTCTACAAGGCACCTGGTCTAGACTGTAAACAGGATGAGTGTGCACTAGTAGAAGAACAACGAAAGGTCATTTCTTGAACAACTGGGAAAGGCTAATATGGGTTTCTCTCTTAAACACATTACTGAATTAATGTTAAGCCTCTCAGCCATGAGTGACAAGCTACTTAACAGGACTGAGCCTATGAAAGAGCCTGCCCTTGTTACAATGCATACAGGGATGGTGAAGTTTCATGAACAGTGCATCTTACAGTCAGGGAACTCAGCAAAAAACAAAGTTTATGACAGAAAAGAAGCAAACGTGGCAAACTGTTAAAAGGTGAATCTTAGCAAAGGTTAGAAGAGTAGGCACTACTGTTTTTTCAACTTTGAgtacatcaaaaatatgaagaataatattttaaagtaaagaaataaCAGGCTCTCACTAACAGTGGTTGGGTCTAGTATAAACAAACTATAGGTCACATAgctttatttttgcttgtttgtataTATCCCAGATTTCCAACGAagtacatttcattttttaattgttatgaACATTAtcatgaaagaaagtaaaattcaCTTTTATTGTACCCTGAGGCCTGGCCTATAGCAGCACTCAGATAAGACAGCTGCCAGATATTCTGCCACGTGCTCTACACACAGCACATTTAATCCCACAGCAGCCCTGGGAACtaggttttttcccccattttacacACAACCAAACCCTCAAGAGAGTTAATGAAAACTGCCCAAGGCCACAATGTTAGTAAAAGGCAGAGTCAGCCTCACACCCAAGACACCCAAGGCCATGCTCTTTCACCAAGCCATGCAGCAAAGCCAAACAGAACAGATTCTTGGAGAGTCCACGTTGTGCATTTGCCATACATTTTTTTGATCATACAAAGTAGCATGAAGAGACACACCATGTTCCAGGAAGTGAAAGTAGTGAATGTATCAGTAATTATTTCCGTGAGGAGGAATGTTAACACAAAGCCTAAGATCGCTGGTCTCTCTGAAACCTCAAATGTCTAGTTTACCCTTCACTTCCTGCCCAGGAGTTACATAAGCATGAAGGTGGTCAGCTATGCTTTTCTAAGACTGAGAGAAATGGCTGTGTGGTCACACAGGGGCCTGAAGGtaggatgtgcatgaaacagtacTTCAAACAAAACTtcgaaagagaagaaaaaaaacatagtGTGAATCCTAGCTAACTCGAATTTGTAGGCATTCCTTTGACGACTCCAGTCTTTAAGTTTCAGCTGGTGatctggaaagttgtgaaaatgtTGAGGCAGTCCTGCCCTTCTTTTCCAAACTGTGAGGACTAGACAGTCTGTCCTCCCTGGTGCTGTGGATATTAAGGGTCTATCAGTGTACTGTGACTCTCACTCACAGCACCAGGATGCCTGCTGATTCATTCACGCGTGCAAAAAGCTGGGGGTAGAACTGTCATTATAATCATCTTCCAGAAAAATCAATACAGGTGGGGCTCTGTCCCCATGGCTACCAAAATCCGTGGGCGGTCAAGTCCTTCAtataagatgctgctgctgccggCACTTCACATCCACCGAGCAAAACCCAAGAAATGGGGGGTCAACTATAATGTATCAATTacttattttatgaaaatgaagTCAACTTattttcaccaaaattaaaagatggaGTTGAACATGTATTTAAGGGGAGGAGGGGTAGAAAAACTGAAGGAatctgggtgggggcagggatacaacaacaaaaaaaacaaagaattgcACTTACTAGAACcaagcagggggaaaaaagcctAAAGGGTTGAAGGATATTTAGTATTCAACTCTCCCACATCCCTCAAGGTTCTGGGGGATGGGGAAGAAGAGGCAGAAAGCATTTTCTAGAGTAAAAACTGCCCTTTTCTgtaggaggagggaagggggtgaagggagagaacCCTCAGACCATTCAAGACACAACCCACCAGAACAAGGGACTGCTGAAGGAAACCAAGTAGAAAAGTCAGAAGAGTGTTCTAAAAGTTACGTAAAATGTTAAAATCAAAGCTCTAGAAACCCATAAAGGCAGTCAAAGTACAAACCTCCTGAAAAGCACCATTCCCCTTTAAAAACAATTCTGACATATTTTGAAATGCATGCACCCACAATTCTgcacctattctttttttttttttaattactgggggggaaaaaaaaaaagcattcagtACTTACTACTGCTTCCATATCAGAAGTGTCAGTTGGAGCAAACATAGACTGAACCATAAACTTGTGTTTACTTTTCTCATTGGGATCATAATCGAAAGGCTGTAACAtcactgagaaagaaaatatttcattaggaGGGTCAGAGCTTGGTTACCGGCAGCCATTTGTTACGTTAATACTCGCACTTTGGTGGTAAAGCAGTTCACCAGGAtgctcttctctgagcctcatgaAGCCCCTGGTAAAGTGAGCAGTTTGAGATGAGCAGCCTCTTCCCCACCCTGTGGGTCTCAGAGCTGAGGTCAGGGACATGAAGGGACTTGCCCGAGGTCAAACAGCAtgcagtggcagagccaggatcggGGCTTAGGACCCAGGTCTTCAGACTCGCAGCCCCTGATCTGCCACCACGGCACACCTGACCAAACTCCTGCCACAGGCCTTCCATCCAGGTCAACCAGACACAGACACCTGTGCCTGTTCTGCTCAGGAAGGCACCCGCCAACGATCTCCTCAGGAACTAAGGACGGTCCACGACATCTGAGGAGCAGTTCAGGcttctctctgtgctattctccATGTCAAGACTGTCATGGTCACACTTCAAACACAATTTTGCCAAGGATGTTAGAGAATTCTCACAACCCGCACCCTCACAGCATGGAGAAGACCCCACCAGCTTTCACAACCTTTCTCTCAAGAACCTAGAGGACTCTCCCTTGAAGGCTCCCCGGACCAAGCACA from the Dama dama isolate Ldn47 chromosome 23, ASM3311817v1, whole genome shotgun sequence genome contains:
- the VAPB gene encoding vesicle-associated membrane protein-associated protein B/C isoform X1, with protein sequence MAKVEQVLSLEPQHELKFRGPFTDVVTTNLKLGNPTDRNVCFKVKTTAPRRYCVRPNSGIIDAGASINVSVMLQPFDYDPNEKSKHKFMVQSMFAPTDTSDMEAVWKEAKPEDLMDSKLRCVFELPAENDKPHDVEINKIIPTTASKTETPTVSKALSSSLDDTEVKKVMEECKRLQSEVQRLREENKQFKEEDGLRMRKTVQSNSPTPTSATAGKEEGLSTRLLALVVLFFIVGVIIGKIAL